One window of Pocillopora verrucosa isolate sample1 chromosome 9, ASM3666991v2, whole genome shotgun sequence genomic DNA carries:
- the LOC131796916 gene encoding forkhead-associated domain-containing protein 1 isoform X2 — MKACLRSRDGSCIHQLRQPLTTIGCEGSDVIIQCSNVERQHAVIEYDETEGCFVVQDLNSAHGTYVNECRVQNAAVRLASGDIIRFGYENTGFEFLVDSSGPVHYPTLAVSKPWESYRLRVLPSPVASIQSGVVTSLPYISTSTTSSSEGMQLFSSSQAVSLPPGTGSSITELRGTSDTKANVMPHPPLRSRPTSAGATKARPSSAGRERTAVPPVTRGGWVNGVMQTAGENSVQELEERLLRMGDELSRLASYEAECHRKDGVIAALRDEVVDLKGALQSSGGLRAGGEDSAFSNSSIILQLREQVSQLQGILQEKEEGEKTAAQKLAMYQNQLHAKNNEVASLKDQLQMQTKATGWVKTDPNATTNKIASLRTEIAEKERRIAQLTNDNEKLNKQKMQSTTLLNGLQRENSAKDALVHQAKNEIEKLKKELREKDSTISTMSAKLARQKAAKDVEKEAQKLQQELHANKAKLQSTEKQLKERIKTIADLEHELEKMRDHLSNGQQSDKAIQQELDHAKAQCLDAQRAEKLLKVDFHQLEKRFDRFRRKLIEYTFSGGIPRTVDHELDDDELLDHVRQLTQEKLSLVEEIKQYASSESEKEAQDKDFKDSIGEMRKHLDGMAKRLWKSGRSCNSLEEELNLVEELTTHDSLSWIKDFVCKMLSDECAWQQKAEEALKNAADDCDSETSVSVEDMCRQLRDQKEECRKLKGKIAEMEETHQEVMIKLREDMKREEEKHISRAVAEVRSEEDEKQHEMIQEYKLKERERIQAAVDAERRIMESQHGSVTQLQQLLNDRQKELENHRVALATTKSQYEQAKDGLQRAKETENHLRSQLQEQTAAYKEQLARVEREKEELTNYKEEEVASFKEQTRQHAVTIVAMEERLLRLTRQNRQLEQEAMYAKQMTGKSRPSSPRKEASRPSSPKKELASSSRPQSPRKDPKPQTRSVETETVPQTSVEATLQSDVYKLEQLVLLLRREAAQTKKEAESQGDVVQALRRDLAGAAARMSDMAGELSDKQKQKLEQYEERIKEQDNELEEQRKQLVQLSALVDEQQKEINSREDKLTEQQKALLKQKRDATKQGTELVQYKEKLGTQIEEQEKKLQMMEKENFKISDLHAQGLRCRGERHDLIITRQKEALADLRDRTKTLEQLKPPLPSHEQALQQIVALKKEVSELRAKLASQEEDYHKSEGEMHAELRLRREQASASLAETDGEKGAHRQTKEALDLSEKTYLKLARSLGALLEIDPVPGCRSMAHLPVEERERLELDRTKAVELMVSKIQQMYERMERKIQLLGSYEDDLVHLRDSETVAGQKTAEASGLKMDVRNRQEEISYLRASMSRLREDLDQQRRLNVCLKERKKFAMDMDERDTRKSTHSCYVDEHTRYKEELKKKKAAEKLKRKNYEIESLKKELMSADRELNETAVKLQLLESTRNLTSARSAQSEDSAILDYDE; from the exons AGCGTGTCTTCGTTCTCGAGATGGAAGCTGTATTCATCAGCTTCGACAACCGCTTACTACCATCGGTTGTGAAGGCAGTGATGTTATTATCCAG TGTTCCAATGTGGAGCGTCAGCATGCTGTTATTGAATATGATGAGACAGAAGGTTGTTTTGTAGTACAAGATCTTAACTCTGCGCATGGAACTTATGTCAATGAGTGTCGTGTACAAAATGCAGCTGTTAGACTTGCTTCTGGAGATATCATTAGATTTGGATATG AAAACACAGGATTTGAATTTCTTGTTGACTCCTCTGGTCCAGTACACTACCCAACTTTGGCAGTATCAAAACCATGGGAATCATACAGGCTTCGTGTGTTACCATCTCCTGTGGCATCAATTCAATCCGGGGTGGTAACCTCACTTCCTTACATCAGCACCAGCACTACCTCTAGCAGTGAAGGGATGCAGTTGTTTTCAAGCTCTCAAGCTGTAAGTTTACCACCTGGCACTGGGAGCTCAATAACAGAGTTAAGGGGAACTTCTGATACCAAG GCTAATGTCATGCCCCACCCACCCCTGAGGTCACGCCCCACTAGTGCTGGTGCAACAAAGGCACGTCCAAGCTCTGCTGGAAGGGAAAGAACTGCTGTCCCCCCTGTCACAAGAG GTGGCTGGGTGAATGGTGTAATGCAGACAGCAGGGGAAAACTCTGTCCAAGAATTG GAGGAACGTCTGTTACGTATGGGTGATGAACTCAGCCGACTGGCTTCATATGAAGCAGAATGTCATCGAAAGGATGGAGTTATTGCTGCTCTTAGAGATGAGGTTGTTGATCTTAAGGGAGCTCTGCAATCCAGTGGTGGTTTAAG AGCTGGAGGTGAGGACTCTGCATTTTCAAACTCAAGTATTATTTTACAACTGCGAGAGCAAGTGTCACAGTTACAAGGAATTCtacaagagaaagaagaaggtgAAAAGACAGCAGCACAGAAGTTAGCCATGTACCAAAACCAACTTCATGCCAAGAACAATGAAGTAGCCTCACTGAAGGACCAACTACAAATGCAG ACAAAAGCTACAGGCTGGGTGAAAACAGATCCGAATGCCACCACGAACAAGATTGCCTCTTTACGCACAGAAATAGCTGAGAAAGAGCGTAGGATTGCCCAGCTAACCAACGACAATGaaaaactgaacaaacagaaaatgcAGTCCACCACTTTACTGAATGGTTTACAAAGAGAGAACTCAGCAAAGGATGCACTGGTTCACCAGGCTAAGAATGAGAttgaaaaactcaaaaaagaACTCCGTGAAAAAGATTCAACAATTTCTACGATGTCTGCGAAG CTGGCGCGACAGAAGGCTGCTAAGGATGTGGAAAAGGAGGCGCAGAAACTACAGCAGGAGCTTCATGCTAATAAAGCG AAACTTCAAAGTACGGAGAAGCAGTTAAAGGAGAGGATAAAAACCATCGCTGATTTGGAGCACGAATTAGAGAAAATGAGAGATCACCTTAGCAATGGGCAACAG AGTGATAAAGCAATTCAACAAGAGCTGGATCACGCCAAAGCACAGTGTCTTGACGCACAGAGAGCTGAAAAACTGCTCAAGGTTGACTTTCATCAGTTGGAGAAAAGA TTTGATCGTTTCCGGCGGAAATTGATAGAGTATACATTTAGCGGTGGGATTCCGAGAACAGTTGATCATGAATTGGACGATGATGAACTACTTGATCACGTTAGACAGTTGACTCAAGAGAAACTTTCCTTGGTGGAAGAGATAAAGCAGTATGCCAGTTCAGAAAGCGAG AAAGAAGCACAAGATAAGGATTTCAAGGATTCTATCGGAGAAATGCGGAAACATTTAGACGGCATGGCG AAACGGTTGTGGAAATCCGGTCGATCATGTAATTCTCTGGAAGAAGAGCTTAACTTAGTCGAGGAACTAACAACGCATGATTCTCTTTCTTGGATTAAG GATTTCGTTTGTAAAATGCTGTCCGATGAGTGTGCTTGGCAACAGAAGGCGGAAGAAGCTTTGAAGAATGCAGCAGATGATTGTGATTCTG aaACCTCTGTTAGCGTAGAAGATATGTGTCGTCAACTGCGAGATCAGAAGGAAGAATGTCGAAAGCTCAAGGGAAA AATTGCTGAAATGGAAGAAACTCACCAAGAAGTGATGATTAAATTACGAGAAGACATGAagagagaggaagaaaaacataTATCAAGGGCAGTGGCTGAGGTCAGGTCAGAAGAAGACGAAAAACAACATGAAATGATCCAGGAATACAAACTAAAGGAACGGGAAAGAATACAAGCAGCAGTAGATGCAGAAAGGAGAATCATGGAATCACAGCATGGAAGCGTTACACAGTTACAACAG CTGCTGAATGATCGTCAGAAAGAGTTGGAAAATCACCGTGTTGCCTTAGCAACAACCAAATCTCAATATGAACAAGCGAAAGATGGATTACAGAGAGCGAAAGAAACAGAG AATCATTTGCGATCCCAGCTTCAAGAGCAAACCGCTGCGTACAAAGAACAGCTGGCTCGTGTTGAACGTGAAAAGGAGGAATTAACAAATTACAAAGAAGAAGAAGTTGCTTCTTTCAAG GAGCAAACTCGGCAACACGCTGTCACAATCGTGGCAATGGAAGAAAGATTGTTGCGTCTGACGAGGCAGAATCGACAGCTGGAGCAAGAGGCAATGTATGCCAAACAAATGACTG GTAAGAGCCGACCATCTTCTCCACGCAAAGAAGCCTCTCGACCCAGCTCTCCAAAGAAAGAACTAGCTAGTTCCTCCAGACCTCAGTCTCCAAGAAAAGATCCAAAGCCACAAACAAGATCAGTTGAGACGGAGACTGTGCCCCAGACTAGTGTAGAAGCCACACTTCAGTCTGATGTCTATAAATTAGAGCAACTAGTTTTACTTCTTAG ACGTGAAGCAgcacaaacaaagaaagaagCAGAGAGCCAAGGAGATGTCGTACAGGCTCTGAGGCGGGATCTTGCAGGAGCTGCAGCACGCATGTCAGACATGGCTGGTGAACTAagtgacaaacaaaaacaaaaacttgaacAATACGAGGAACGAATTAAAGAGCAGGACAACGAGCTGGaggaacagagaaaacaattagTTCAGCTGTCTGCATTAGTGGATGAGCAGCAAAAAGAGATCAATTCAAGAGAGGATAAACTCACTGAACAACAAAAG GCGTTATTAAAGCAAAAGCGAGATGCAACCAAGCAAGGAACTGAATTAGTGCAGTACAAGGAAAAACTGGGAACACAGATTGAAGAGCAAGAGAAGAAATTACAAATGATGGAGAAAGAG AATTTCAAGATAAGTGATTTACACGCCCAAGGTCTTCGGTGCCGAGGAGAACGACATGATCTGATTATAACTAGACAAAAGGAGGCTCTAGCGGACCTAAGAGATCGAACAAAAACACTGGAACAACTGAAACCACCTC TTCCAAGCCATGAGCAAGCTTTACAGCAGATTGTAGCTCTCAAGAAGGAAGTCAGTGAACTTAGAGCGAAACTGGCCTCTCAAGAGGAAGATTATCACAAGAGTGAGGGTGAAATGCATGCTGAG CTGCGTCTTCGTCGTGAGCAAGCTTCAGCCAGCTTGGCTGAGACAGACGGAGAGAAAGGTGCTCATAGACAAACTAAGGAAGCGTTGGATCTCAGCGAGAAAACG TACCTTAAGCTGGCTCGTTCACTCGGAGCCCTTCTGGAGATTGATCCGGTCCCAGGCTGCCGCTCGATGGCTCATCTACCCGTGGAGGAACGAGAGAGATTGGAACTTGATAGGACAAAG GCCGTGGAGTTGATGGTTTCTAAAATCCAACAAATGTACGAACGAATGGAGCGAAAAATCCAGTTGCTAGGGTCATACGAGGACGACCTTGTCCATCTTAG GGATAGTGAGACTGTTGCTGGACAGAAGACGGCAGAGGCATCAGGCTTGAAG atGGATGTTCGAAATCGCCAagaagaaatttcttatttgagAGCGTCCATGAGCAGACTAAGGGAAGATTTGGATCAACAGCGGAGGCTAAATGTCtgtttaaaggaaagaaag AAATTTGCGATGGACATGGATGAAAGAGACACAAGGAAGTCGACGCATAGTTGCTATGTAGACGAGCATACGCGTTATAAG GAAgaactcaaaaagaaaaaggctgcagagaaactgaaaaggaaaaattacgAAATAGAATCGTTGAAAAAG GAATTGATGTCCGCTGACCGAGAATTGAACGAGACCGCTGTCAAGTTGCAACTGCTGGAGTCAACTCGG AATTTGACAAGTGCTCGAAGCGCTCAGAGTGAGGACAGCGCTATTTTGGACTATGATGAATAA
- the LOC131796916 gene encoding forkhead-associated domain-containing protein 1 isoform X1, giving the protein MKACLRSRDGSCIHQLRQPLTTIGCEGSDVIIQQCSNVERQHAVIEYDETEGCFVVQDLNSAHGTYVNECRVQNAAVRLASGDIIRFGYENTGFEFLVDSSGPVHYPTLAVSKPWESYRLRVLPSPVASIQSGVVTSLPYISTSTTSSSEGMQLFSSSQAVSLPPGTGSSITELRGTSDTKANVMPHPPLRSRPTSAGATKARPSSAGRERTAVPPVTRGGWVNGVMQTAGENSVQELEERLLRMGDELSRLASYEAECHRKDGVIAALRDEVVDLKGALQSSGGLRAGGEDSAFSNSSIILQLREQVSQLQGILQEKEEGEKTAAQKLAMYQNQLHAKNNEVASLKDQLQMQTKATGWVKTDPNATTNKIASLRTEIAEKERRIAQLTNDNEKLNKQKMQSTTLLNGLQRENSAKDALVHQAKNEIEKLKKELREKDSTISTMSAKLARQKAAKDVEKEAQKLQQELHANKAKLQSTEKQLKERIKTIADLEHELEKMRDHLSNGQQSDKAIQQELDHAKAQCLDAQRAEKLLKVDFHQLEKRFDRFRRKLIEYTFSGGIPRTVDHELDDDELLDHVRQLTQEKLSLVEEIKQYASSESEKEAQDKDFKDSIGEMRKHLDGMAKRLWKSGRSCNSLEEELNLVEELTTHDSLSWIKDFVCKMLSDECAWQQKAEEALKNAADDCDSETSVSVEDMCRQLRDQKEECRKLKGKIAEMEETHQEVMIKLREDMKREEEKHISRAVAEVRSEEDEKQHEMIQEYKLKERERIQAAVDAERRIMESQHGSVTQLQQLLNDRQKELENHRVALATTKSQYEQAKDGLQRAKETENHLRSQLQEQTAAYKEQLARVEREKEELTNYKEEEVASFKEQTRQHAVTIVAMEERLLRLTRQNRQLEQEAMYAKQMTGKSRPSSPRKEASRPSSPKKELASSSRPQSPRKDPKPQTRSVETETVPQTSVEATLQSDVYKLEQLVLLLRREAAQTKKEAESQGDVVQALRRDLAGAAARMSDMAGELSDKQKQKLEQYEERIKEQDNELEEQRKQLVQLSALVDEQQKEINSREDKLTEQQKALLKQKRDATKQGTELVQYKEKLGTQIEEQEKKLQMMEKENFKISDLHAQGLRCRGERHDLIITRQKEALADLRDRTKTLEQLKPPLPSHEQALQQIVALKKEVSELRAKLASQEEDYHKSEGEMHAELRLRREQASASLAETDGEKGAHRQTKEALDLSEKTYLKLARSLGALLEIDPVPGCRSMAHLPVEERERLELDRTKAVELMVSKIQQMYERMERKIQLLGSYEDDLVHLRDSETVAGQKTAEASGLKMDVRNRQEEISYLRASMSRLREDLDQQRRLNVCLKERKKFAMDMDERDTRKSTHSCYVDEHTRYKEELKKKKAAEKLKRKNYEIESLKKELMSADRELNETAVKLQLLESTRNLTSARSAQSEDSAILDYDE; this is encoded by the exons AGCGTGTCTTCGTTCTCGAGATGGAAGCTGTATTCATCAGCTTCGACAACCGCTTACTACCATCGGTTGTGAAGGCAGTGATGTTATTATCCAG CAGTGTTCCAATGTGGAGCGTCAGCATGCTGTTATTGAATATGATGAGACAGAAGGTTGTTTTGTAGTACAAGATCTTAACTCTGCGCATGGAACTTATGTCAATGAGTGTCGTGTACAAAATGCAGCTGTTAGACTTGCTTCTGGAGATATCATTAGATTTGGATATG AAAACACAGGATTTGAATTTCTTGTTGACTCCTCTGGTCCAGTACACTACCCAACTTTGGCAGTATCAAAACCATGGGAATCATACAGGCTTCGTGTGTTACCATCTCCTGTGGCATCAATTCAATCCGGGGTGGTAACCTCACTTCCTTACATCAGCACCAGCACTACCTCTAGCAGTGAAGGGATGCAGTTGTTTTCAAGCTCTCAAGCTGTAAGTTTACCACCTGGCACTGGGAGCTCAATAACAGAGTTAAGGGGAACTTCTGATACCAAG GCTAATGTCATGCCCCACCCACCCCTGAGGTCACGCCCCACTAGTGCTGGTGCAACAAAGGCACGTCCAAGCTCTGCTGGAAGGGAAAGAACTGCTGTCCCCCCTGTCACAAGAG GTGGCTGGGTGAATGGTGTAATGCAGACAGCAGGGGAAAACTCTGTCCAAGAATTG GAGGAACGTCTGTTACGTATGGGTGATGAACTCAGCCGACTGGCTTCATATGAAGCAGAATGTCATCGAAAGGATGGAGTTATTGCTGCTCTTAGAGATGAGGTTGTTGATCTTAAGGGAGCTCTGCAATCCAGTGGTGGTTTAAG AGCTGGAGGTGAGGACTCTGCATTTTCAAACTCAAGTATTATTTTACAACTGCGAGAGCAAGTGTCACAGTTACAAGGAATTCtacaagagaaagaagaaggtgAAAAGACAGCAGCACAGAAGTTAGCCATGTACCAAAACCAACTTCATGCCAAGAACAATGAAGTAGCCTCACTGAAGGACCAACTACAAATGCAG ACAAAAGCTACAGGCTGGGTGAAAACAGATCCGAATGCCACCACGAACAAGATTGCCTCTTTACGCACAGAAATAGCTGAGAAAGAGCGTAGGATTGCCCAGCTAACCAACGACAATGaaaaactgaacaaacagaaaatgcAGTCCACCACTTTACTGAATGGTTTACAAAGAGAGAACTCAGCAAAGGATGCACTGGTTCACCAGGCTAAGAATGAGAttgaaaaactcaaaaaagaACTCCGTGAAAAAGATTCAACAATTTCTACGATGTCTGCGAAG CTGGCGCGACAGAAGGCTGCTAAGGATGTGGAAAAGGAGGCGCAGAAACTACAGCAGGAGCTTCATGCTAATAAAGCG AAACTTCAAAGTACGGAGAAGCAGTTAAAGGAGAGGATAAAAACCATCGCTGATTTGGAGCACGAATTAGAGAAAATGAGAGATCACCTTAGCAATGGGCAACAG AGTGATAAAGCAATTCAACAAGAGCTGGATCACGCCAAAGCACAGTGTCTTGACGCACAGAGAGCTGAAAAACTGCTCAAGGTTGACTTTCATCAGTTGGAGAAAAGA TTTGATCGTTTCCGGCGGAAATTGATAGAGTATACATTTAGCGGTGGGATTCCGAGAACAGTTGATCATGAATTGGACGATGATGAACTACTTGATCACGTTAGACAGTTGACTCAAGAGAAACTTTCCTTGGTGGAAGAGATAAAGCAGTATGCCAGTTCAGAAAGCGAG AAAGAAGCACAAGATAAGGATTTCAAGGATTCTATCGGAGAAATGCGGAAACATTTAGACGGCATGGCG AAACGGTTGTGGAAATCCGGTCGATCATGTAATTCTCTGGAAGAAGAGCTTAACTTAGTCGAGGAACTAACAACGCATGATTCTCTTTCTTGGATTAAG GATTTCGTTTGTAAAATGCTGTCCGATGAGTGTGCTTGGCAACAGAAGGCGGAAGAAGCTTTGAAGAATGCAGCAGATGATTGTGATTCTG aaACCTCTGTTAGCGTAGAAGATATGTGTCGTCAACTGCGAGATCAGAAGGAAGAATGTCGAAAGCTCAAGGGAAA AATTGCTGAAATGGAAGAAACTCACCAAGAAGTGATGATTAAATTACGAGAAGACATGAagagagaggaagaaaaacataTATCAAGGGCAGTGGCTGAGGTCAGGTCAGAAGAAGACGAAAAACAACATGAAATGATCCAGGAATACAAACTAAAGGAACGGGAAAGAATACAAGCAGCAGTAGATGCAGAAAGGAGAATCATGGAATCACAGCATGGAAGCGTTACACAGTTACAACAG CTGCTGAATGATCGTCAGAAAGAGTTGGAAAATCACCGTGTTGCCTTAGCAACAACCAAATCTCAATATGAACAAGCGAAAGATGGATTACAGAGAGCGAAAGAAACAGAG AATCATTTGCGATCCCAGCTTCAAGAGCAAACCGCTGCGTACAAAGAACAGCTGGCTCGTGTTGAACGTGAAAAGGAGGAATTAACAAATTACAAAGAAGAAGAAGTTGCTTCTTTCAAG GAGCAAACTCGGCAACACGCTGTCACAATCGTGGCAATGGAAGAAAGATTGTTGCGTCTGACGAGGCAGAATCGACAGCTGGAGCAAGAGGCAATGTATGCCAAACAAATGACTG GTAAGAGCCGACCATCTTCTCCACGCAAAGAAGCCTCTCGACCCAGCTCTCCAAAGAAAGAACTAGCTAGTTCCTCCAGACCTCAGTCTCCAAGAAAAGATCCAAAGCCACAAACAAGATCAGTTGAGACGGAGACTGTGCCCCAGACTAGTGTAGAAGCCACACTTCAGTCTGATGTCTATAAATTAGAGCAACTAGTTTTACTTCTTAG ACGTGAAGCAgcacaaacaaagaaagaagCAGAGAGCCAAGGAGATGTCGTACAGGCTCTGAGGCGGGATCTTGCAGGAGCTGCAGCACGCATGTCAGACATGGCTGGTGAACTAagtgacaaacaaaaacaaaaacttgaacAATACGAGGAACGAATTAAAGAGCAGGACAACGAGCTGGaggaacagagaaaacaattagTTCAGCTGTCTGCATTAGTGGATGAGCAGCAAAAAGAGATCAATTCAAGAGAGGATAAACTCACTGAACAACAAAAG GCGTTATTAAAGCAAAAGCGAGATGCAACCAAGCAAGGAACTGAATTAGTGCAGTACAAGGAAAAACTGGGAACACAGATTGAAGAGCAAGAGAAGAAATTACAAATGATGGAGAAAGAG AATTTCAAGATAAGTGATTTACACGCCCAAGGTCTTCGGTGCCGAGGAGAACGACATGATCTGATTATAACTAGACAAAAGGAGGCTCTAGCGGACCTAAGAGATCGAACAAAAACACTGGAACAACTGAAACCACCTC TTCCAAGCCATGAGCAAGCTTTACAGCAGATTGTAGCTCTCAAGAAGGAAGTCAGTGAACTTAGAGCGAAACTGGCCTCTCAAGAGGAAGATTATCACAAGAGTGAGGGTGAAATGCATGCTGAG CTGCGTCTTCGTCGTGAGCAAGCTTCAGCCAGCTTGGCTGAGACAGACGGAGAGAAAGGTGCTCATAGACAAACTAAGGAAGCGTTGGATCTCAGCGAGAAAACG TACCTTAAGCTGGCTCGTTCACTCGGAGCCCTTCTGGAGATTGATCCGGTCCCAGGCTGCCGCTCGATGGCTCATCTACCCGTGGAGGAACGAGAGAGATTGGAACTTGATAGGACAAAG GCCGTGGAGTTGATGGTTTCTAAAATCCAACAAATGTACGAACGAATGGAGCGAAAAATCCAGTTGCTAGGGTCATACGAGGACGACCTTGTCCATCTTAG GGATAGTGAGACTGTTGCTGGACAGAAGACGGCAGAGGCATCAGGCTTGAAG atGGATGTTCGAAATCGCCAagaagaaatttcttatttgagAGCGTCCATGAGCAGACTAAGGGAAGATTTGGATCAACAGCGGAGGCTAAATGTCtgtttaaaggaaagaaag AAATTTGCGATGGACATGGATGAAAGAGACACAAGGAAGTCGACGCATAGTTGCTATGTAGACGAGCATACGCGTTATAAG GAAgaactcaaaaagaaaaaggctgcagagaaactgaaaaggaaaaattacgAAATAGAATCGTTGAAAAAG GAATTGATGTCCGCTGACCGAGAATTGAACGAGACCGCTGTCAAGTTGCAACTGCTGGAGTCAACTCGG AATTTGACAAGTGCTCGAAGCGCTCAGAGTGAGGACAGCGCTATTTTGGACTATGATGAATAA
- the LOC131796931 gene encoding F-box/LRR-repeat protein 20-like, which produces MEILPDDIWLEVFTFLTQRDLLRVSPVCRAWYRLSRDSSLWSCLDLEPFCRSLQGETILRLINTLFAPSGKHLILNKNLVTSEMLQSLFGNCRRLKSLSLNDCRFHSAGPWYELTFDQVETLIFLDLRNASGFAAGVEDILIQAYNLKYLGLHCCISPRLLIRMFITKHNLRMIDCTQCDWVTDDSIQTIAENSLFLEAICVAKCRNLQGRTLNILVEKCPRLKTLILEGTQIVDEYVRLVDWSQTNITELNVLRCYRLSFSGLSEILPKLKRLRYLKCALTDEVLKLIANGYPLLEVLFLHRRYPVTVKCVSDLLFHCPTLTCLDLSSIPLAFVYFESFLPSMPRLRMLSFAGNELLGTEKIIRSLARNCLDLEVVCVNYFHSTNNFEIERAFVYLLQRCEKLKELILNGLFVRNLILSIRSLAYYVCNKEDISIVENKPFFLPGPQNCLNNVKNRKL; this is translated from the exons ATGGAGATCCTACCAGATGACATTTGGCTAGAGGTTTTTACGTTTCTCACTCAGAGAGATCTGCTTAGAGTTTCACCCGTTTGTCGAGCGTGGTATCGCTTGTCACGTGATAGTTCGCTTTGGTCGTGTCTTGATCTTGAACCATTCTGTAGATCATTGCAAGGGGAAACAATACTGAGGTTGATTAATACTTTATTTGCACCGAGCGGAAAGCATCTCATTCTCAACAAGAACCTTGTAACTTCCGAGATGttgcaaagtttgtttggaaattGCCGCAGATTAAAAAGTCTCAGTCTCAACGACTGCAGGTTCCATTCCGCTGGACCTTGGTATGAGCTGACGTTTGATCAGGTGGAGACACTAATCTTTTTAGACTTGAGGAACGCCAGCGGATTCGCTGCAGGTGTAGAAGATATCTTAATACAAGCATACAATCTCAAATACTTAG GTCTTCACTGTTGTATCAGTCCTCGACTGCTGATCAGAATGTTTATTACAAAGCACAACCTGCGCATGATTGACTGTACACAGTGTGACTGGGTCACAGACGACAGTATTCAAACTATTGCAGAAAACTCTCTATTTTTGGAGGCAATTTGTGTCGCAAAGTGCCGCAATTTACAAGGAAGAACGCTTAACATATTGGTAGAAAAATGTCCGCGTTTGAAAACGCTTATTTTAGAAGGAACACAGATAGTAGATGAGTATGTCAGACTAGTGGACTGGAGTCAAACAAACATTACCGAGTTGAATGTACTTCGTTGTTACCGCTTGTCATTTTCAGGCCTGTCAGAAATACTCCCTAAATTAAAGCGCTTGCGCTACCTCAAGTGCGCGCTGACCGACGAAGTCCTAAAACTCATTGCGAATGGTTATCCATTGTTGGAAGTTTTATTCCTTCATCGGCGCTACCCAGTGACAGTAAAATGCGTCAGTGATTTACTGTTCCATTGTCCAACTTTAACCTGTCTTGATCTTTCATCCATTCCTTTGGCTTTTGTCTACTTTGAGAGCTTTCTTCCCAGCATGCCTCGGCTTCGAATGTTGAGTTTTGCTGGCAATGAGCTTCTGGGCactgaaaaaattattcgtTCGCTGGCTAGAAACTGCCTAGATTTGGAAGTTGTCTGTGTCAACTATTTCCATTCAACTAACAACTTCGAAATTGAGCGTGCTTTTGTGTATCTGTTACAGAGGTGTGAGAAGCTCAAAGAGCTTATCCTAAATGGTTTATTTGTTAGAAATTTGATCTTATCCATCAGAAGTTTGGCATATTATGTGTGCAACAAGGAAGATATATCAATAGTAGAGAATAAGCCCTTCTTTCTTCCCGGGCCCCAAAATTGCCTAAACAATGTTAAAAATAGGAAGCTTTAG